Below is a genomic region from Pseudazoarcus pumilus.
CCACCACACGGCCGTGGATATTGCACAGCAGCACGGGCAGACAGTCCGCCGTGAGCACCGCGCAAACCGTGCTCGGGCGACGCGCCAACGCTGCGTCGGCCGGCACCGCTGGCGCAGCTGCATCGGCATCGGCCACGGCCGTACCATGCACCTGCTGCAACCAGATCGGCTCCGCCGGCAGATGTGCGGCGAGCAGTCGGCGGTTGCACTCGACCAGGGCCGGATCGTCGCCGACGTGATCGCCGAGATTGAGTCCGGCATAGGGTCCGGTACTGACGCCGCCACTGCGCGTGGTCACCAGTGCGCGCACCGTCGCCGGCGCCGGCCAGTCGGGAACGATCCAGTCGGCCGACCTCACGCGCCTGCCTCGCGTCGCAAGGCGTCGAGCAAATGCGCGAAATCTGCGGGCAGCCCGACCTCCCACTGCATGGGCTCACCACTGGCCGGATGCACCAGCGCCAGCCGGAAGGCATGCAGGGCCTGGCGGGCGAAGGCGTCGCGCAGCGCATCACCGCTGCGCCGCCGGCCATAGACCGGATCGCCGACGAGCGGATGGCCGATGCTCGCCATGTGCACGCGGATCTGGTGCGTGCGACCGGTCTCGAGGCGGCATTCGACCAGAGTCGCAGCGCGCAGGCGCTCGCGCACGACGTAGTGCGTGCGCGCCTCGCGCCCGCCCTCGATTACGGCCATCTTCGTGCGATGCGTCGGATGACGCCCGACGGGCGCATCGACACTGCCCGGCCCGGCAAGCGCCCCATGCACCAGCGCCAGATAGTGCCGACCCACGTCACGTGCCTGCAGCTGACGCACCAGCGCGGTCTGGGCCGCAAGCGTCTTGGCCACTACCATCAAGCCGCTGGTTTCCTTGTCGAGGCGATGCACGATGCCGGCACGCGGCACCGTCTCGAGTTGCGGCGCGTGGTGCAGCAGCGCATTGAGCAGCGTGCCGCTGCGGTTGCCGCTGCCCGGATGCACGACCAGCCCGGGCGGCTTGTCGAGGACGAGGATGTGGGCGTCCTCGAAGAGCACTGCGAGCGGGATGTCCTCGGGCAGTTCCGCGCCCAGGGGCTCGGCTTCGGGCTCGACCACGCTCAGGTGTTCGCCGCCGCGCAGCTTGTGCTTGGCCTCGCGCGCCGCGCCGTCGACGAGCACGTAGCCGTCGCGCAACCAGGCCTGCAATCGCGTGCGGGAGTGTTCGGGAAACAGCTGCGCGAGCACCCGGTCGACCCGCTGCCCACCCATTTCGGCCGGAATCTCGAAGTCCCGGCGCAAGACGGCATGGGGCTGTGGGCTATAATCGGCCGATGTATTCACGCGAGTTCGTTCGATGTCGAGACTGAGTCAATTGCTGCGCAGTTTAGCCCTTATCACCGCCGTGCTGGCCGCCGGCTGCGGGCTGCTGCCCGAGGAGATCGACGAGACCATCGACTGGAGCGCCCAGCGCATCCATGCCGAGGCACGTGCAGCGATGGACGGCGGTGGCTACGAGCGCGCGATCACGCTGCTCGAGAAGCTCGAGTCGCGCTACCCCTACGGACGTTTCGCCCAGCAGGCCCAACTCGAAATCGCCTACGCCTACTACAAGTCCAACGAGCCCGAACTGGCGCTGGCCGCGGCCGACCGCTTCATCCGCCTGCATCCCAACCACCCCTACGTCGATTACGCCTTTTATCTGAAAGGTCTGGTGACCTTCAACGAGAATCTGGGCCTGCTGGGCTGGATCTCCAACCAGGACCTGTCCGAGCGCGACCCCAAGGGTGCACAGCAGTCCTACGACACCTTCCGCGAACTGATCACGCGCTTCCCCGAGAGCCGCTACACGCCGGACGCGATCCAGCGCATGCGCTATCTGGTCAATGCTCTGGCCGCTCACGAAGTGCATGTGGCGCGCTATTACCACCGGCGTGGTGCCTACGTCGCAGCGGTCAACCGCTCCAAGGAAGCCATCAAGAACTACCCGGACACACCGGCGGTCGAGGAAGCGCTGTACATCATGGCGCGCAGCTACGAGGCAATGGGCATGGACGACCTGGCGCACGACGCCGAGCGCGTGCTCGACCAGAACTTCCCCGACAGCGTCTACTATCGCGGCGGGCCCGACGCGGACCAGCCGTGGTGGCAGCTGTGGTGAGCAACGCGGACTGAACCCCGGCGGGAAACGGGCGTAACGCCCCCGTCGCGCACGAAGCGAGCGAACCATCGATGTTCGACTACCTGCAGCGCTGGTTCAACCGGCATTTCTCCGACCCCCAGGTCGTGATCCTTGCGCTGGTCCTGCTGATCGGCGTGTTCATCGCGATCTTCGCCGGGCGGCTGCTCGCGCCGCTGATCGCAAGCGTGATCATCGCCTATCTGCTCGAGGGCGCGGTGTCCTTCCTGGAACGTCATGGTTCGCGACGCGCGCCGGCCGTGATCCTCGTGTTCAGCCTGTTCCTGTCGCTGTTCGTCGTCACCATGCTGCTGCTCATTCCGCTGCTCGCCGGCCAGGTCGGACAGCTTGCGCGCGAACTGCCGGAAATCGCGGCGCGGCTGCAGGATGTCGCATTGCATCTTCCGGAACGCTATCCACAGGTCTTCTCCGACCAGCAGGTGGTTGACCTGCTCGCGTCGATCCGCAACAACGTCGCCGCCTTCGGCCAGCGCATCGTCGTGCTCTCGCTGACTTCGGCGGTGCAGCTGATCACCTTCCTCGTGTACCTGATCCTGGTGCCGCTGCTGGTGTTCTTCATGCTCAAGGACAAGCAGCACATCGTCGCCTGGTTCCTGCAGTTTCTGCCCCAGGAGCGCAGTCTGGTAAATCACGTATGGGCCGACGTCGAAGCGGGAATCGGCAACTACGTGCGCGGCAAGTTCATCGAGATCCTGATCGTGTGGGTGGTCACCTACGTGGTTTTCGCAATTCTCGGCATGCCCTACGCGATGCTACTGTCACTGCTCGTCGGCCTGTCGGTGATCGTGCCCTATGTCGGCGCGGCGGTCGTGACCGTTCCAGTCGCGGCGGTGGCCTACTTCGAATTCGGGCTGGCGCCGCATTTCTGGTACGTACTCGGCGCCTACGCGGTGATCCAGTTCCTCGACGGCAACGTGCTCGTGCCGCTGCTGTTCTCGGAAGTGGTCAACCTGCATCCGGTCGCGATCATCGCCGCGGTGCTGACCTTCGGCGGAATCTGGGGCCTGTGGGGCGTGTTCTTCGCGATTCCGCTGGCGACGCTGATCGCAGCCGTGCTGCGCGCCTGGCCCGCCCCGCCCGAACACGGCAGCACCTGAACGCCGCTACGCGGCGGTGGTCTGTCGACAATCCTCCTGTGCAATGAGGCGATGATGGAAACGCTCGGACACTATATCGACGGCAAGCGCGTCGCGGACGAAACACGCACGCAACCCGTCTTCAACCCCGCCACTGGCTCGCCAGCGCACCAGGTCGCGCTGGCTTCGACCGCCACCGTCGAGGCCACGATCGCGGCCGCGCAAACGGCCTTCCCGGCCTGGCGTGCGACCCAGCCACTCAAGCGCGCGCGCATCCTGTTCAAGTACAAGGAACTCCTGGAGAAGAACGCCGACCGCGTGGTCGAAGCCATCGTGGCCGAACACGGCAAGGTGTGGGAAGACGCGCACGGCGAGCTGGCACGCGGCATCGAGGTGGTCGAATACGCCTGCGGTGCGCCGGAGTTCCTCAAGGGCGAATACAGCCGCGACGTCGGCCCGGACATCGACTCCTGGTCCGAATTCCCGCCGCTGGGTGTGGTCGCCGGCATCACGCCGTTCAACTTTCCGGCGATGGTGCCGATGTGGATGTTCCCGATGGCGCTGGCCTGCGGCAACACCTTCATCCTCAAGCCGTCCGAGAAGGTGCCCTCGGCCTCGCTGATCCTCGCCGAGTTGCTCACCGAAGCCGGCCTGCCGCCGGGGGTGTTCAACGTCGTCAACGGCGACAAGGAAGCGGTCGACAAGCTGCTCACCGACCCGCGCGTCAAGGCCGTGAGCTTTGTCGGCTCCACCCCGGTGGCCGAGTACATCTACACCACCGGCACTGCACACGGAAAGCGCGTGCAGGCGCTCGGCGGCGCCAAGAACCACGCCGTGGTGATGCCCGACGCGGATCTGGACAACGCCGTCAACGCCATCATGGGCGCGGCTTACGGCTCCTGCGGCGAACGCTGCATGGCGATCTCGGTGGTGGTCGCGGTGGGCGATGCAGTGGGCGACGAGCTGGTGCGCCGGCTCAAGCCCAAGGTCGAGAACCTGCGCATCGGCAATGGCACCGAGCGCGGGCTGGACATGGGCCCGCTGGTCACCGGACCGCACCGCGACAAGGTGCGCGGCTACATCGATCTGGGGGCCGAGGAAGGCGCGGAACTGGTCGTCGACGGACGCAATTTCAAGCTCGCCGGGCATAAAGAAGGATTTTTCCTCGGCGGCACCCTGCTCGATCACGTCAGACCGGACATGCGCGTGTATCAGGACGAGATCTTCGGCCCGGTGCTGGCCGTCGTGCGCGTGCAGGATCTGGCCGAGGCGATCGCGCTGATCGACGCCCACGAGTTCGGCAACGGCACCTGCGTGTTCACGCGCGACGGCGCCGTGGCGCGCCGCTTCAGCGACGCCGTGCAGGTCGGCATGGTGGGGATCAACGTGCCGCTGCCGGTACCGGTGGCCTGCCAAAGCTTCGGCGGCTGGAAGCGCTCGCTGTTCGGCGATCTGTACGCCTACGGCCCGGACGCCGTGCGCTTTTACACGCGGCGCAAGACCATGACCCAGCGCTGGGCCGTACGTGGCGTCGAGAAGGCGCAGTTCGCCTTCCCCAGCAACGGCTGAAACTGTTAAGTTTGCGCACGCCGGGCGGCGCATGCGCCGCCCGTTTCGCTTCGAGGAGAACAAGACATGATCAAGTCCCGCGCCGCAGTCGCCTGGGAAGCCGGCAAACCGCTGGAAATCACCGAAATCGACGTCGCCGCGCCCAAGCAGGGCGAGGTGCTGGTACGCATCGTCGCCAGTGGCGTGTGCCACACCGACGCGTTCACGCTCTCGGGAGCAGACCCCGAGGGCATCTTCCCGTCAGTACTTGGCCATGAGGGCGGTGGCATCGTCGAGGCCGTGGGGCCGGGCGTCAGTTCGGTGGCCGTGGGCGACCACGTCATCCCGCTCTACACGCCCGAATGCCGCACGTGCAAGTTCTGCACCTCGGGCAAGACCAATCTGTGCCAGGCCATCCGCGCCACCCAGGGCAAGGGCCTGATGCCGGACGGCACCAGCCGCTTCTCGCTCGGCGGCAAGACCATCCACCACTACATGGGCACGTCCACCTTCTCGGAATACACGGTGCTGCCCGAGATCGCGCTGGCCAAGATCAACAAGGAAGCTCCGCTGGAGAAGGTGTGCCTGCTCGGCTGCGGCGTGACCACCGGCATCGGTGCGGTGCTCAACACGGCCAAGGTCGAGCCGGGCGCAACGGTGGCGGTCTTCGGCCTGGGCGGCATCGGCCTGGCGGCGATCATCGGCGCCGTGATGGCCAAGGCCTCGCGCATCATCGCCATCGACATCAACCCGGACAAGTTCGAGATCGCGCGCCAGCTCGGCGCCACCGACTGCGTCAATCCCAAGGACTTCGACGCGCCCATCCAGCAGGTCATCGTGGACCTGACCGATGGCGGCGTGGACTATTCGTTCGAGTGCATCGGCAACACGCAGGTCATGCGCGCCGCGCTCGAGTGCTGCCACAAGGGCTGGGGCGAGTCGGTGATCATCGGCGTGGCCGGTGCCGGCGAGGAGATCTCCACGCGGCCTTTCCAGCTGGTGACCGGCCGCGTGTGGCGGGGCTCGGCCTTCGGCGGCGTGCGCGGGCGCACCGAGTTGCCGCGCTACGTCGAACAGGCGCAGAAGGGCGAGATTCCGCTCGACACCTTCATCACCCACACCATGGGGTTGGAGGACATCAACCACGCCTTCGATCTGATGCATGAAGGCAAGAGCATCCGCTCGGTGATCCACTTCTGAGTACACCCCGAGCCGCCGGCCGATCCGTCGGCCGGCAGATTCACGACGACCCAAACGGAACCATCGACATGAGCATCTCCCTCGAGACCGTCGCCGCCAACCGCAGCTTCGGCGGCTGGCACAAGCGCTTTCGTCACCATTCGACGACACTGGGCTGCGACATGGTGTTCGCGATCTATCTGCCGCCGCAGGCCGAGCACGGCCCGGTGCCTGTGCTGTACTGGCTGTCCGGGCTGACCTGCACCGACGAGAACTTCATGCAGAAGGCCGGCGCGCAGCGCATGGCCGCTGAACTGGGTATCGCCATCGTCGCGCCGGATACCAGTCCGCGCGGCGAAGGCGTGCCGGACGACCCGGAGGGCAGCTACGACTTCGGCCACGGCGCGGGCTTCTACGTCAACGCCACGCATGCGCCCTTCGACAAGCATTACCGCATGTACGACTACGTCGTGTCGGAACTGCCCACATTGGTCGAAGCCAGTTTCCCGGTCAGCGACGCGCGCGCGATCTCGGGACACTCGATGGGCGGTCACGGCGCGCTCGTGATCGCGCTGAAGAACCCGGGTCGTTACCGCTCGGTGTCGGCCTTCGCGCCCATCGCCAACCCCACCGACTGCCCGTGGGGACGCAAGGCCTTCACCGGCTATCTCGGCGAGGACGAGACCGCGTGGCGCGAGTGGGACACCTGCGCGCTGATCGCCGAAGCACCCGAGCGCCTGCCGCTGCTCGTCGACCAGGGCGAGGCCGACCCCTTCCTCGAGGATCAGCTGCGTCCGCAGCGACTGGCCCAGGCCTGCGAGCGCGCAAACCATCCGCTGACGCTGCGCATGCAGCCGGGCTACGACCATAGCTACTATTTCATCGCCAGCTTCATCGACGAGCATCTGCGCCACCATGCCGCGGCGCTGCGCCGCTGAAGCCGCGCCAGACGCGCACATCCGACGACAATCGCTACCGCCAACACGGCGGTGGCGAACAGTCCCGCCCATACGCTGAGCACGAACAGCGGCCACACCGCTTCGGCCGGCCCCCGCGGCAGCGCCGACGACAACTGCATCGCCAACGGCATGCACACGACGCCCATCGCGACCACCGCTATTCCCGCCAAACCGTTTGCACGCTTCATGTCCGTCTCCCGTGTGGTGTCACCCAACGGATTGTGCGCAGCGCCAGGCTCATGAACTGAGCCACACGACGAATTTGCCCGATGCTTGACCGCGATCAAGAATCGGGCACTCGACGCCCCCGTGCATGCGTTCTTGACTTCTAATACATGCGTAGAAGTACGTATGCGACCGGAGGGGTCCGAACCTGATGTCGATCCGCCATTTGCTCCTGTCGATGATCGCCGTGCTGACCCTGCTCGCGCTGGGCATCGGAGCGCGCGAAGTGGTCACGATGCGCGAGCGCCTGACGGCGATCGACTGGCTCGAGCACAGCAACCGCGTCTCCAGCCTCGTCCAGCACGCCAGCGGCGCACTGGCGCGCGAGCGCGGCATCACGGCGATCGCGCTCTCGCGACCGGATCACCGCACGGACGATGCCGTGCGCCTGGCTCAGGGCATCGACGGCGCGCGCAGCGAGGTCGATGCCCACATCGCCTCGCTGCTTGCCGGGTCAGGCGATACCGCCCGCCTCGCGCCCGATCACCCGCTGCTCTCGCAGTTGGCGGGCATTCGCGCCCTGCACGCCGAACTGCAGGCCTACCGCGAGGCCGTCGATGCCAGCCTGGCCGGCATCGAGGTCGACCTCGACGTTGCGCCGCAGCGCTGGGTCGCGCTGGTCAGCCATTTCATCGACGTATTGCACCAGACCATCAGCATCAGCGCCTCTCCCGCACCGGGCGGCGCCGGCGACAGCGCGAGCGTGCAGCCGCTGATCCGCGACGCGCTGTTCACACTCGCCGAACACCTGGGCCAGGAACGCGCCATCATCGCCGCGGCGCTCTCGCGCGGGGCGCCGCTGGGCGCGACCGAGTTGCGCGAGCTCGAACACTACCGCGCCAACATCCTGCACAGCTGGAAACGTGCCGATGGCCTGCTCGATGACTTCGAACGCACGCCGCGCATCGAGGCCGCGATCGACCGTTTCTGGGCCGATATGTTTGTCCATTACGAAGACCTGCGCGACGGCGTGCTCGCCGCCAGCGAACGCGGACAGCCCTATCCGGTGAGCGACGGCGAGTGGTTCGCCCACGCCACGCGCGGCATCGACGCCGTACTGGCGCTGTCGGATACGCTGGGCGATGAAATCGACCGCCGGGCCGCCGCGCTGCGCGCGCAGGCCAGCCGCGAGCTGACCTTGTCGCTGCTCGCTCTGGGCGCGCTGATCGTCGCCTTTGGCTTCGCCGTGGTGCTCATCCACCGTCGCGTGCTGCGCCCGCTCGGCGCGCTCGAGCGCGCCGCCGCGGCGATCTCCGCCGGAGACCTGTCACCGCACGTCGTCGCCGCTGGCGACGACGAATTCGGGCGCCTCGCACGCGGCTTCGAACACATGCGCGAATCGCTCGCCGCCGCCGAGCGCGAGCGCGAGTCGGCGCTGGCCGAGCTGCGCAAACTCGGCACCGCCATCGAGCACAGCGTCAGCTCGGTCATCATCACCGACGAGCGCGGCATCGTCGAATACACCAATCCGCAGTTCACGCTCACCAGCGGCTACGACGCCGACGAGGTGCGCGGCCGTCATGTGGGTATCCTCAAGTCCGGCTACACGCCGCCCGCGCACTACCAGGGCCTGTGGGAGACGCTGCAGGCGGGCAAGGCCTGGAAGGGCGAGCTGCTCAACCGGCGCAAGGACGGCGAGTTGTACTGGGAGGCGGTGTCGATCAGCCCAATCCGCGACAGCACCGGCAAGATCATCCACTTCATCAGCATCCAGCACGACATTTCCGAGCGCAAGCGCATCGAGGCGCGGCTGGACTTCATCTCGTCCTACGACCCGCTCACGCGCCTGCCCAACCGCGCGTTGCTCAACCAGCGCTTCGGCGAGGCGCGCTCGGCGGCGCGCAAGCGCGGTTCCCGCCTGGCGCTGGTCGCGCTCGGAATCCGTCATTTCAAGCGGCTCAACGACAGCCTCGGGCACGAAATCGGCGACCGCCTGCTGTGCGAGATCGCCAATCGCCTGACGCATGCGACACGCGAAACCGACTCCGTCTCGCGCCTGTCGGGCAGCGAATTCGCAGTGATCCTCGACCGGATCGGCGACAGTGCCGAAGTTTCCGAGCGCGCCACCACCATCCTGCACGAGTTGCGCAAGCCCCTGTACGTGGACGAACACGTGTTGCAGCCGACGCTGCATGCGGGCATCGCGATCCTGCCCGACGACGGCGAGACCCTAGACCAGTTACTTACCTCGGCCAGCATGGCCTTGCACCAGGCCGAGCATGAGGGCAGCACGCCGCTGATGTTCTACACGCCGGCGCTCAACGCCGATGCGCAGTCGCGCCTGGCGCTCGAATCGGCGCTGCGCATGGCGCTCGAGACCAACCGCCTGGAACTGCACTATCAGCCGCGCATCGACCTGCGAACGGGGCGCGTCATCGGCGCCGAGGCACTCGCACGCTGGCGTCATCCGGAGACGCTCGAGTACATTCCGCCCGAGCGCTTCATCCGCATCTCCGAGGAAAGCGGCCTGATCCATCCGCTCGGGCAATGGGTGCTCAACGAGGCCTGCAAGCAGAACCGCCGCTGGCAGGAAGCGGGGCTGCCACGCATTCCGGTAGCGGTCAACATCTCGCCGCTGCAACTGCAGCAGCGCGGACTTCCGGACCAGATATCCGAAGTACTCGCGCGTACCGGGCTGGAAGCCGAGGATCTGGAGATCGAGCTGACCGAAACCACCGTCATGGAAAGCCCGGAGGAGGCAGCGGTCGCACTGCACCTGCTCAAGTCGCTGGGCGTGCGTCTGGCCATCGACGACTTCGGTACGGGCTATTCCAGCCTGGCCTATCTGAACCGTTTCCCCGTCGATCTGCTCAAGATCGACCGCAGCTTCATCAGCAACCTCGAATCCGATCCCAGCGCCGCCACCATCGCCAGTTCGGTGATCGCACTGGCGCACCGCATGGGGCTGCGCGTGGTCGCCGAAGGCGTCGAGAACCTCGCCCAGTTGCACTTCCTGCACCGCCAGGATTGCGACGAGATCCAGGGCTACTACTTCAGCCCCGCCCTGCCCCCGCAGGCCTTCGCCGAACTGCTGCGCAGCGCGCGCACGCTGACCGTTCCCGTCACCTCGGGCTGACACCGGCAATTGCGCATTGACGTGTACGCGAGCCGTTGAGAGACTCTTACGGCACCGTCGTGCGCGAGCGCACCCCCGCTGGAGGACGAGACACGAATGACCGGAGCGCTGCGCCACATCAGGCACTGGCTGAGCTGCATCCCGTTGTTGTGTCTGCTGCTCTCGGCCGACGCCACGGCAACGGAACGCCAGCACCTGCGCGTGCAGTTGCAATGGCATCACCAAAGCCAGTTCACCGGCCTCTACGTCGCCCATGCGCGACGCCACTTCGAAGCCGAAGGGCTGGACGTGCAGTTTATCGAGGGCGGGCCCGGCATCGATCCGGTCGAACGTCTGCAGACCGGCAAGGCAGACATCGCGATCGCGTGGCTGGACAATGCGTGGGAACGCAGCACGCCTGATCGCCCCGTCACCAACGTGGGGCAGATCTTCTCCGGTTCGGCGCTGGCCGTCGTGTGCCGCATGAGCGCAGGCGTACTGAGCGCGCAGGACATGGTCGGGCGTCGCGTCGGCGTGTGGAACATCGGCGACGAGGCCGTCGTCGCCGAGATGGTTCGTCGGCTCGGGTTCGCGCCGGGCGACGTCGAACGGGTCACGCAGCGCCCCGACGGCGCAGATCTGATCGATGGATCCGTGCCCTGCGCCACCGTGATGACGTACAACGAGTACTGGCGCCTCCTCGATGCCGGCATCCCCGAGGATGACCTGCTGGTCGTCAGCCCCGAGAGCTTCGGCCTGCCCCACATCGAGGACGGCCTGTATGTCGACGCCCGGCGCCTCGACGACCCGGCCTTCGTCGACGCGCTGGCGCGTTTCGTCCGGGCCACCCGCCAGGGCTGGCACGAAGCGCGTATCGCGCCCACGCTCGCCGTCGAGACCGTGATGCGCATCGGCACCGGGCTGGAGCGCGAAGCGCAGCGCCACATGCTGGAGACCGTGCTCGCGCTGGTGCCCGACGACGATCGTTTCGGGATGTTCGATCTGGCAGCTTTCGAGATCGCTCGCGAACACATCGACCGCGGCGACGGTGCCGCACCGCCAGACCGGCTGTGGACCCATGCAGTGTGGAATGCGCTACAGGCCTTGGATGGACGCGAGCGGCTGCTCAGCACCGCTACCCAGCACTACGCCCGCAGCGTTCTCGACATGGCGCTGTTTCAGTGGCTGGTGCTGCTTGGCGTAATGACCTTCGCGCTGTCGGGCGCGCTCGAGGCGGTCAATCGCGGCTACGACTTCTACGGTCGGCTGATCCTGGCCTTTCTCTCCGGCCTGGGCGGCGGCACGCTGCGCGACCTGCTCATCGGTGGCGAGCGCCAGCCGCTGTTCTACATCACCGACCCGGCCTATCCGGCCGGCATTCTGCTGGTCGTGGTCGCCGCCACGGCACTCACCGCGATTCGCCCCGACATCCATCGCACGCGCAGCTTCACGCGCGTCAAGCACTGGACCGACGTGATCGGCTTCTCGGTGCTCGCGGCCAGTGGCGCGACCATCGCCATCGCCCACGACATGCCGTGGTACTGGGCGCCGTTCTGCGCGGCGATGACCTGCGCGGGAGGCGGCGTGCTGCGCGAGATCGTCATCAACCGCGAACCGGCCACGCTCAAGGGCGTCATCTACGAGGAGGTGGCGATCTTCGGTGGCCTGTTGCTGGTGGGCGCGCTGGTGCTGGCCAACCACTTCGAGCGCTCACCCTGGCCGGTGTACGCGGCGATGCTCTTCGCCATTGCCGCGATGGTCGCCGCGCGACTGGTCATCCTGCGCCTGGGCCTGCGCTACCCGCAGTGGCTTGGCGGGCGGGCGCAGACGTCCCGCTGAAGCGTTGCCCGACACGAGACCACGCGAGCGCCGCGCCACACGCCCCTCTCCCCTGCGGCCCGAACCGGCTTATCATGTTTGCATTATCGGCCTCGCGGACCCGCCATGATGCGACTGTTCCTAGGTGTGCTCGTCACGCTGTGCCTGATGCCCGCCCAGGCCGCTGCGCAGCACGAGGCGGTGACACTACAACTGCAATGGACGCATGCCTTCCAGTTCGCCGGCTACTACGCCGCGCGCGAGAAGGGCTTCTACACCGAAGCCGGCCTGGATGTGACCATCCGTGAGGCCGAGCAGGACGTCAGCGTCGCCGAGATCATCACCCGGGGCGACGCGCACTTCGGAGTCAGCTCCAGCAGTCTGCTGCTCGAGCGCGCGCGCGGCCTGCCGGTGGTCGTGCTGGCCACGACACATCAGCACTCACCCTATGTGCTGGTGGTGCCACTCGACAGCCCGGCGCAGAGCATCTCCGGCCTGGCCGGGCTGCGCGTGATGCTCGAGTCCGGTGCGGAAGAACTGCGCGCGCTGCTGCGCCGTGAAGGCGTTCACGACGACATCGTGTTCGTTCCACACAGCTTCGACCCGCAGGATCTGATCGACGGCCGGGTCGACGCCTATTCCGCATACTCGACCAACGAACTGTTCTATTTCCGTGAGCGCGGCTTCAATACCCTGACCTATTCGCCGCAGAGCGCCGGCATCGATTTCTATGGCGACACACTGTTTACGTCCGAGCGCGAACTGCGCGAGCATCCCGAGCGCGTAGCCGCGTTCCGCGAGGCCAGCCTGCGTGGCTGGCAGTACGCGCTGGCCCATCCGGACGAGATCATCGAGTTGATCGTCGAGCGCTATCCCACCACGATGAGCGCCGCACATCTGCGCTTCGAGGCCACCGAACAGGCGCGACTGATGGAGCCGGGTGAAGTGCCGCTCGGCCACATGAGCGCCGAGCGCTGGCGCCATATCGCCGAGGTCTATGCCGAACTCGGCATGCTGCCGTCCGGGTTCGAACTGGATGAGGGTTTTCTCTACGCCCCCACGCCGGTCCGCAGCATCGCGCCGTCGGCCGTCTCACACATGACCTGGCTCGCAGCGGGCGCACTCCTAGTGGCGCTGCTCTCCCTCCTCGCCGCCGCGCTCACCCGCCGTCGTCTCACTCAGGCGCGCGTCCAGCTCGAGGCCGGCGAGATCGAACTGGCCGAGTCCCGACGCCAGTTCGACCTGCTCGCCGAACATGTCGAAGACGTCGTATGGACGCTGGACGTGGCCGATCGCCGCTTCACCTGGGTCAGCCCTTCGGTCGCCCGCCAGCGCGGCTTCGAACCCGAAAAGGTCGTCTCCTCCGCACTGGAC
It encodes:
- a CDS encoding EAL domain-containing protein, which translates into the protein MSIRHLLLSMIAVLTLLALGIGAREVVTMRERLTAIDWLEHSNRVSSLVQHASGALARERGITAIALSRPDHRTDDAVRLAQGIDGARSEVDAHIASLLAGSGDTARLAPDHPLLSQLAGIRALHAELQAYREAVDASLAGIEVDLDVAPQRWVALVSHFIDVLHQTISISASPAPGGAGDSASVQPLIRDALFTLAEHLGQERAIIAAALSRGAPLGATELRELEHYRANILHSWKRADGLLDDFERTPRIEAAIDRFWADMFVHYEDLRDGVLAASERGQPYPVSDGEWFAHATRGIDAVLALSDTLGDEIDRRAAALRAQASRELTLSLLALGALIVAFGFAVVLIHRRVLRPLGALERAAAAISAGDLSPHVVAAGDDEFGRLARGFEHMRESLAAAERERESALAELRKLGTAIEHSVSSVIITDERGIVEYTNPQFTLTSGYDADEVRGRHVGILKSGYTPPAHYQGLWETLQAGKAWKGELLNRRKDGELYWEAVSISPIRDSTGKIIHFISIQHDISERKRIEARLDFISSYDPLTRLPNRALLNQRFGEARSAARKRGSRLALVALGIRHFKRLNDSLGHEIGDRLLCEIANRLTHATRETDSVSRLSGSEFAVILDRIGDSAEVSERATTILHELRKPLYVDEHVLQPTLHAGIAILPDDGETLDQLLTSASMALHQAEHEGSTPLMFYTPALNADAQSRLALESALRMALETNRLELHYQPRIDLRTGRVIGAEALARWRHPETLEYIPPERFIRISEESGLIHPLGQWVLNEACKQNRRWQEAGLPRIPVAVNISPLQLQQRGLPDQISEVLARTGLEAEDLEIELTETTVMESPEEAAVALHLLKSLGVRLAIDDFGTGYSSLAYLNRFPVDLLKIDRSFISNLESDPSAATIASSVIALAHRMGLRVVAEGVENLAQLHFLHRQDCDEIQGYYFSPALPPQAFAELLRSARTLTVPVTSG
- a CDS encoding ABC transporter substrate-binding protein; protein product: MTGALRHIRHWLSCIPLLCLLLSADATATERQHLRVQLQWHHQSQFTGLYVAHARRHFEAEGLDVQFIEGGPGIDPVERLQTGKADIAIAWLDNAWERSTPDRPVTNVGQIFSGSALAVVCRMSAGVLSAQDMVGRRVGVWNIGDEAVVAEMVRRLGFAPGDVERVTQRPDGADLIDGSVPCATVMTYNEYWRLLDAGIPEDDLLVVSPESFGLPHIEDGLYVDARRLDDPAFVDALARFVRATRQGWHEARIAPTLAVETVMRIGTGLEREAQRHMLETVLALVPDDDRFGMFDLAAFEIAREHIDRGDGAAPPDRLWTHAVWNALQALDGRERLLSTATQHYARSVLDMALFQWLVLLGVMTFALSGALEAVNRGYDFYGRLILAFLSGLGGGTLRDLLIGGERQPLFYITDPAYPAGILLVVVAATALTAIRPDIHRTRSFTRVKHWTDVIGFSVLAASGATIAIAHDMPWYWAPFCAAMTCAGGGVLREIVINREPATLKGVIYEEVAIFGGLLLVGALVLANHFERSPWPVYAAMLFAIAAMVAARLVILRLGLRYPQWLGGRAQTSR
- a CDS encoding ABC transporter substrate-binding protein, producing MMRLFLGVLVTLCLMPAQAAAQHEAVTLQLQWTHAFQFAGYYAAREKGFYTEAGLDVTIREAEQDVSVAEIITRGDAHFGVSSSSLLLERARGLPVVVLATTHQHSPYVLVVPLDSPAQSISGLAGLRVMLESGAEELRALLRREGVHDDIVFVPHSFDPQDLIDGRVDAYSAYSTNELFYFRERGFNTLTYSPQSAGIDFYGDTLFTSERELREHPERVAAFREASLRGWQYALAHPDEIIELIVERYPTTMSAAHLRFEATEQARLMEPGEVPLGHMSAERWRHIAEVYAELGMLPSGFELDEGFLYAPTPVRSIAPSAVSHMTWLAAGALLVALLSLLAAALTRRRLTQARVQLEAGEIELAESRRQFDLLAEHVEDVVWTLDVADRRFTWVSPSVARQRGFEPEKVVSSALDAAIVPEQLEQVERCLAEAPARLRAGDTEGRCTLDQPCADGATIRVHIRYRLSVNELTARLEMTGTSRKIEGD